A single genomic interval of Helianthus annuus cultivar XRQ/B chromosome 6, HanXRQr2.0-SUNRISE, whole genome shotgun sequence harbors:
- the LOC110901013 gene encoding F-box protein CPR1: protein MSDNIPFEIQTEIIKRLPVISLIQFRTVSKPWKSLIDSSPFINHYNTQNTQKQRLLLTYDDPLDSEKKYVSIADDDDTFPHQKLSYSFPLLAKQLQHSSIIGTSHGLVCLYGSDASGKDMAVVCNLSIRKAVGVIVPNLPSGTTYGIVVGFGVCGETNDPKIVKITYIIDRWIDIESVSSIPWQVEVFTLSTGAWRAPYSNSLPSRSFHFNMDSVVIDGVLYWLALDGINTGRGRIYYNLIVTFDLTSEEFGELHLPDSLANADDYNLSISKLSKSLVVIKTFMNDAGFGVWVMLDSVPKSFVRIFTVKSPDLSVMGFRKNGEPIIESVEHHPGQRDRSVLVVFDPDSKDINDFEINASAHSFCVYPHIETLLLLDQPEFVIYDQGKATLQSGELKA from the coding sequence ATGTCAGACAACATACCATTCGAAATCCAAACGGAAATCATCAAAAGACTTCCCGTCATATCGTTGATTCAATTCCGAACCGTCTCCAAACCCTGGAAGTCTCTCATCGACAGCTCTCCTTTCATAAACCATTATAACACCCAAAACACACAGAAGCAACGTCTCCTTCTAACGTACGATGACCCACTTGATTCAGagaaaaaatatgtttcaattgcTGATGACGACGACACGTTCCCCCACCAGAAGCTCTCCTACTCTTTTCCCCTGTTGGCTAAGCAACTTCAACATTCTTCCATAATTGGTACCTCACACGGGTTGGTATGTTTGTACGGATCTGATGCTTCTGGAAAGGACATGGCTGTTGTTTGTAATCTTTCTATTAGGAAAGCTGTTGGTGTTATTGTGCCTAATCTGCCAAGTGGGACTACATACGGAATAGTTGTAGGTTTTGGGGTTTGTGGTGAGACTAATGACCCTAAGATAGTCAAGATTACCTATATTATTGATAGGTGGATCGATATAGAAAGTGTAAGTAGCATCCCGTGGCAGGTTGAGGTTTTTACATTGAGCACGGGGGCTTGGAGAGCTCCGTATAGCAACAGTCTCCCTAGTAGATCATTTCACTTTAATATGGATTCGGTAGTCATAGACGGAGTTCTTTATTGGCTTGCTCTTGATGGGATTAATACGGGTCGTGGTCGTATTTATTATAACCTGATTGTTACATTTGATTTGACAAGTGAAGAATTTGGAGAACTACATCTCCCGGACAGTTTAGCCAACGCGGATGATTATAATTTGTCCATCTCTAAGCTAAGCAAGTCTCTTGTTGTGATTAAAACCTTTATGAATGATGCAGGTTTTGGTGTATGGGTGATGCTAGATAGTGTCCCAAAGTCATTTGTAAGGATATTCACTGTTAAATCGCCAGATTTATCTGTCATGGGATTTAGGAAGAACGGTGAACCTATAATTGAAAGTGTAGAACATCATCCTGGACAGCGTGATCGTTCAGTGCTTGTTGTGTTTGACCCCGATTCAAAAGACATCAATGATTTTGAGATTAATGCATCCGCCCATTCATTTTGTGTGTATCCTCACATTGAAACACTACTTCTGCTTGATCAACCAGAATTTGTTATTTATGACCAAGGTAAAGCTACATTGCAAAGCGGAGAGCTAAAAGCATAA